Proteins found in one Rhodobacter capsulatus SB 1003 genomic segment:
- a CDS encoding ABC transporter ATP-binding protein, whose translation MTEATGHHTVGASESIAEFVNTSKRFGAVLAADSLNLRIRKGEFLSFLGPSGCGKTTALRMLAGFETPTEGTILIDGRELASEPAYRRPVNMVFQHYALFPHMTVAENVAYGLRQRRPKLPRAEIAGRVAKALDTVRLGDFGPRRIWQMSGGQQQRVALARAIVNEPKILLLDEPMAALDAKLRAEMQMELLSLQRSLGITFILVTHDQQEALSMSDRICIMGKGRIMQIGTPRELYDTPANRYVADFVGRANILPARVRATTGGRAEVELADGLRVEVTAPFVAPAGAAVEVAIRPEALRLALAPEPGVPAIAARVTHMTFYGEHIEYLLAHPVLGALQVMLPRQAERALPGADVGVMLHVLWDAGAGLILGQD comes from the coding sequence ATGACAGAAGCGACGGGGCACCACACCGTCGGCGCCAGCGAATCCATTGCGGAATTCGTCAATACGAGCAAGCGCTTCGGCGCGGTTCTGGCAGCTGACAGCTTGAACCTCCGGATCCGGAAGGGGGAATTTCTCTCCTTCCTCGGCCCCTCGGGCTGCGGCAAGACGACGGCGCTGCGGATGCTGGCGGGCTTCGAGACCCCGACCGAGGGCACGATCCTGATCGACGGGCGGGAACTGGCCTCCGAGCCCGCCTATCGCCGCCCGGTCAACATGGTGTTTCAGCATTACGCGCTGTTTCCGCACATGACGGTGGCCGAAAATGTCGCCTACGGGCTGCGCCAGCGCCGCCCGAAACTGCCCAGGGCCGAGATTGCGGGGCGGGTGGCGAAGGCGCTGGACACGGTGCGGCTGGGCGATTTCGGGCCGCGGCGGATCTGGCAGATGTCGGGCGGGCAGCAGCAGCGCGTGGCGCTGGCCCGGGCCATTGTCAACGAGCCGAAGATCCTGCTGCTGGACGAGCCGATGGCGGCGCTGGATGCCAAGCTGCGCGCCGAGATGCAGATGGAACTGCTCAGCCTGCAGCGCAGCCTTGGCATCACCTTCATTCTGGTCACCCATGACCAGCAGGAGGCGCTCTCGATGTCGGACCGGATCTGCATCATGGGCAAGGGCCGGATCATGCAGATCGGCACCCCGCGCGAGCTTTATGACACGCCCGCCAACCGTTACGTTGCCGATTTCGTCGGCCGCGCCAATATCCTGCCCGCCCGTGTCCGCGCGACGACCGGGGGACGGGCCGAGGTCGAGCTGGCGGACGGGCTGCGCGTCGAGGTCACCGCGCCCTTTGTCGCCCCCGCGGGCGCCGCGGTCGAGGTGGCGATCCGCCCCGAGGCGCTGCGGCTGGCGCTGGCGCCCGAACCGGGCGTGCCCGCGATCGCGGCGAGGGTCACCCACATGACCTTTTATGGCGAACATATCGAATATCTGCTGGCGCATCCGGTTCTCGGGGCGTTGCAGGTCATGCTGCCCAGACAGGCCGAAAGAGCACTGCCGGGCGCAGACGTGGGCGTGATGCTCCACGTTCTCTGGGATGCGGGCGCGGGCCTGATCCTGGGCCAGGACTGA
- a CDS encoding helix-turn-helix transcriptional regulator — translation MEREWIACSARVVEVLDSAEFAPALVAALRSVTPFEHSVTFAYYRDFRPIALHDDFPDWKRQVMVADYQAGPYLLDPFYLQSMAPLVPRLVRLRDLAPDRFYQGEYFRNYYVRTELAEEIGFMLDAGGGVSVVISAMRESRAFSAREFKALQEVFPFVAAAARRNWEGLASRFTAGAAPSPGPQLAELIERAFRNVGRNLLTPREREIVEFALKGYSAEATSQALAISPGTVRIHKRNIYSKLRISSQGELFSHFIAALAELD, via the coding sequence ATGGAGCGGGAATGGATCGCCTGCAGCGCCCGCGTGGTCGAGGTGCTGGACAGCGCCGAATTCGCACCCGCGCTGGTGGCGGCGCTGCGCAGCGTGACCCCGTTCGAACACAGCGTCACCTTTGCCTATTACCGGGATTTCCGCCCCATCGCGCTGCATGACGATTTCCCGGACTGGAAGCGGCAGGTGATGGTGGCGGATTATCAGGCCGGGCCCTATCTGCTCGATCCGTTCTATCTGCAGTCGATGGCGCCGCTGGTGCCGCGGCTGGTGCGGCTGCGCGATCTGGCGCCCGACCGCTTCTATCAAGGCGAATATTTCCGCAATTACTATGTCCGGACCGAGCTGGCCGAGGAGATCGGCTTCATGCTGGATGCGGGCGGCGGGGTCAGCGTGGTGATTTCGGCGATGCGCGAAAGCCGGGCCTTTTCCGCGAGGGAATTCAAGGCCTTGCAAGAGGTCTTTCCGTTCGTTGCGGCGGCCGCGCGGCGCAACTGGGAGGGGCTTGCAAGCCGCTTCACCGCCGGGGCCGCCCCCTCGCCCGGGCCGCAGCTGGCCGAGCTGATCGAGCGCGCCTTTCGCAATGTCGGGCGCAACCTGCTGACCCCGCGCGAGCGCGAGATCGTCGAATTCGCGCTCAAGGGCTATTCCGCCGAGGCGACAAGCCAGGCGCTTGCGATCTCGCCGGGGACGGTGCGGATCCACAAGCGCAACATCTACAGCAAGCTGCGCATCAGCTCTCAGGGCGAGCTGTTTTCGCATTTCATCGCGGCGCTGGCAGAGCTGGACTGA
- a CDS encoding agmatinase, translating into MTDSFFSPVSGLDLPRFAGVPSFMRLPHVPLDHPRLAEVQIGLIGAPWDGGTTNRPGPRHGPRQLRDASTMIRAVNGATRVAPFDLARCADLGDVAPNPGDLMDSLARIEAFYDRVVAAGIRPLTAGGDHLCTLPILRALAKARPVGLIQFDSHSDLNDVYFGTARYTHGTPFRRAVEEGLIDPSRYCLIGLRGTAFGHEDLDFAAATGIRIIPVAELHARGAAEVMAEARAIAGSGPTYVTYDIDFVDPAFAPGTGTPEVGGPTSWTALEVARGLRGLDIIGADLVEVSPPFDPAGNTAWLGVNLMFEMLCVLAERIASA; encoded by the coding sequence TTGACGGACAGCTTTTTCAGCCCGGTTTCGGGCCTTGATCTGCCGCGCTTTGCCGGCGTGCCCAGCTTCATGCGCCTGCCGCATGTGCCCCTTGATCACCCCCGTTTAGCCGAGGTGCAGATCGGTCTGATCGGCGCGCCCTGGGATGGCGGCACGACGAACCGCCCCGGGCCGCGGCACGGGCCGCGCCAGCTGCGCGATGCCTCGACGATGATCCGGGCGGTGAACGGCGCAACCCGGGTGGCGCCCTTCGATCTGGCCCGCTGCGCCGATCTGGGCGATGTGGCGCCCAATCCGGGCGATCTGATGGACAGCCTTGCGCGGATCGAGGCGTTTTATGATCGCGTCGTCGCGGCGGGCATCCGGCCGCTGACGGCGGGGGGGGACCATCTGTGCACGCTGCCGATCCTGCGCGCGCTGGCAAAGGCGCGTCCGGTCGGGCTGATCCAGTTCGACAGCCACAGCGACCTGAACGACGTCTATTTCGGCACCGCCCGCTACACCCATGGCACCCCCTTCCGCCGCGCGGTGGAAGAGGGGCTGATCGATCCGAGCCGCTATTGCCTGATCGGCCTGCGCGGCACCGCTTTCGGCCACGAGGATCTGGATTTCGCCGCCGCGACCGGCATCCGCATCATTCCGGTGGCCGAGCTGCATGCCCGCGGCGCGGCCGAGGTGATGGCCGAAGCGCGGGCGATCGCGGGCAGCGGGCCGACCTATGTCACCTATGACATCGATTTCGTCGATCCGGCTTTCGCGCCCGGCACCGGCACGCCCGAAGTGGGCGGCCCGACCTCCTGGACGGCGCTGGAGGTGGCGCGGGGGCTGCGCGGGCTCGACATTATCGGCGCCGATCTGGTCGAGGTCTCGCCGCCCTTCGATCCGGCGGGCAACACCGCCTGGCTGGGCGTCAACCTGATGTTCGAAATGCTCTGCGTCCTTGCCGAGCGGATCGCCAGCGCCTGA
- a CDS encoding LysR family transcriptional regulator, with protein sequence MDLAEIELFGTLMRVGTTTETARVLGLSQPAISDRLKRLESRLGFLLFQRRGNRLEPSAEALELYAQTGAVFAAQKDIRARIEAIRGDQSRPVTISATPAVVEGYLAPRLARAGYRGWARSLRLWVGEPEEDVGRGRADIGMQLAVPPRPDLAEETLGDVALVAVMLPDHPLAARASLVVGDFRDQPLVGFDPDWSPMGAVIRRVFRAEGLPYRLACQVPYSSTVCHMITACGGIGIIDAMTAESLLTTGLVTRPIEHVPTLPLRAFYRRDTPLRARAQQLLRALAEV encoded by the coding sequence ATGGATCTGGCGGAAATCGAGCTTTTCGGCACGCTGATGCGGGTCGGCACCACGACCGAGACGGCCCGCGTGCTGGGCCTGTCGCAGCCCGCGATCAGCGACCGGCTGAAGCGGCTGGAAAGCCGTCTGGGGTTTTTGCTGTTTCAGCGCCGGGGCAACCGGCTGGAACCCTCGGCCGAGGCGCTGGAGCTTTATGCCCAGACCGGTGCCGTCTTTGCCGCGCAAAAGGACATTCGCGCCCGGATCGAGGCGATCCGCGGCGATCAGAGCCGCCCGGTCACGATCTCGGCCACGCCCGCGGTGGTCGAGGGCTATCTGGCGCCGCGGCTGGCGCGGGCGGGCTATCGCGGCTGGGCGCGGTCGCTGCGGCTGTGGGTGGGCGAGCCCGAGGAGGACGTCGGCCGGGGGCGGGCCGATATCGGCATGCAGCTGGCGGTGCCGCCCCGCCCCGATCTGGCCGAGGAGACGCTGGGCGACGTGGCTCTGGTCGCGGTGATGCTGCCCGATCATCCGCTGGCGGCGCGGGCCTCGCTGGTGGTCGGGGATTTCCGCGATCAGCCGCTGGTCGGCTTCGATCCGGACTGGTCGCCCATGGGCGCCGTGATCCGCCGGGTGTTCCGGGCCGAGGGGCTGCCCTATCGGCTGGCCTGTCAGGTGCCCTACAGCTCGACCGTCTGCCACATGATCACCGCCTGCGGCGGCATCGGCATCATCGACGCGATGACCGCCGAAAGCCTGCTGACGACGGGGCTTGTCACCCGCCCGATCGAGCATGTGCCGACGCTGCCGCTGCGCGCCTTTTATCGCCGCGACACGCCGCTGCGGGCGCGCGCGCAGCAGCTGTTGCGGGCGCTGGCCGAGGTCTGA